In one Streptomyces sp. NBC_00597 genomic region, the following are encoded:
- a CDS encoding IclR family transcriptional regulator, protein MARNIQSLERAAAMLRLLAGGERRLGLSDVAGALGLAKGTAHGILRTLQAEGFVEQDPASGRYQLGAELLRLGNSYLDVHELRARALVWTDDLARASGESVYVGVLHQSGVLIMHHVFRPDDSRQVLEVGAMQPLHSTALGKVLSAFDPVAHTEALEAEREAFTPRTVTDGTGFEEILDLTRARGWAADVEETWEGIASVAAPIHDRRRMPVGAVAVAGAVERVCGESGEPRASLVASVRDCARAVSRDLGAGRF, encoded by the coding sequence ATGGCACGGAACATCCAGTCGCTCGAACGAGCCGCTGCGATGCTGCGGCTCCTGGCAGGCGGCGAGCGCCGGCTGGGTCTCTCGGACGTGGCCGGGGCCCTGGGCCTGGCCAAGGGCACGGCGCACGGAATCTTGCGCACGCTCCAGGCCGAGGGCTTCGTGGAGCAGGACCCCGCCTCGGGCCGCTACCAACTGGGCGCGGAGCTGCTGCGTCTGGGCAACAGCTACCTGGACGTGCACGAGCTGCGGGCCCGCGCGCTGGTGTGGACGGACGACCTGGCCCGGGCGAGCGGCGAGAGCGTGTACGTGGGCGTGCTCCACCAGAGCGGGGTGCTGATCATGCACCACGTGTTCCGCCCGGACGACAGCCGTCAGGTGCTGGAGGTGGGGGCCATGCAGCCGCTGCACTCCACGGCCCTGGGCAAGGTGCTCTCCGCGTTCGACCCGGTCGCCCACACCGAGGCGCTGGAGGCGGAGCGCGAGGCGTTCACGCCCCGTACGGTCACCGACGGCACGGGGTTCGAGGAGATCCTCGACCTGACCCGGGCGCGCGGTTGGGCCGCGGACGTCGAGGAGACCTGGGAGGGCATCGCCTCGGTGGCGGCGCCGATCCACGACCGGCGCCGGATGCCGGTGGGCGCGGTGGCGGTCGCCGGCGCGGTGGAGCGGGTGTGCGGGGAGTCCGGGGAGCCCCGGGCGAGCCTCGTGGCGTCCGTACGGGACTGTGCGCGCGCTGTTTCACGCGACCTCGGCGCGGGCCGGTTCTAG
- a CDS encoding MIP/aquaporin family protein — protein MSTSDIFIGETIGTALLTLLGGGVCAAVTLKSSKARNAGWLAITFGWGFAVLIAAYVSAPLSGAQLNPAVTVGLAIKNGDWSDVPVYFAGQLLGAMLGAVLMWVTYYGQFAVHLADPEHIRDAKLGPEDPHPHDQAGPVLGVFSTGPEIRNIVQNLTTEIIGTFVLVLAILTQGLQADGKGLGVIGVLITSFVVVGIGLSLGGPTGYAINPVRDLGPRIVHALLPLPNKGGSDWGYSWIPVVGPLVGAALAGGLYNIAFA, from the coding sequence GTGTCTACCTCCGACATCTTCATCGGCGAGACCATCGGTACCGCCCTGCTCACACTGCTCGGCGGTGGCGTCTGCGCCGCCGTGACGCTCAAGAGCTCCAAGGCCCGGAACGCAGGCTGGCTCGCGATCACGTTCGGCTGGGGTTTCGCCGTTCTGATCGCCGCCTACGTGTCCGCCCCGCTCTCCGGTGCGCAACTCAACCCGGCGGTCACCGTCGGCCTGGCCATCAAGAACGGCGACTGGAGCGACGTTCCGGTCTACTTCGCCGGACAGCTCCTCGGCGCCATGCTCGGCGCGGTCCTGATGTGGGTCACCTACTACGGACAGTTCGCGGTGCACCTCGCGGACCCGGAGCACATCCGTGACGCCAAGCTCGGCCCGGAGGACCCGCACCCGCACGACCAGGCCGGCCCGGTCCTCGGTGTCTTCTCCACCGGCCCGGAGATCCGCAACATCGTCCAGAACCTCACGACCGAGATCATCGGCACCTTCGTCCTGGTCCTGGCGATCCTGACCCAGGGCCTCCAGGCCGACGGCAAGGGCCTCGGCGTCATCGGCGTCCTGATCACTTCCTTCGTCGTCGTCGGCATCGGCCTCTCTCTCGGCGGTCCGACCGGTTACGCCATCAACCCGGTCCGCGACCTCGGCCCCCGCATCGTCCACGCCCTGCTGCCGCTCCCCAACAAGGGCGGCTCGGACTGGGGATACTCCTGGATCCCGGTGGTCGGCCCGCTCGTCGGTGCCGCGCTCGCCGGCGGTCTGTACAACATCGCGTTCGCCTGA
- the glpK gene encoding glycerol kinase GlpK encodes MTTSTGPFIAAIDQGTTSSRCIVFDRDGRIVAVDQKEHEQIFPKPGWVEHDAAEIWTNVQEVVAGAIAKAEITAADVKAVGITNQRETTLLWDRHTGEPVHNALVWQDTRTDSLCRELGRNVGQDRFRRETGLPLASYFAGPKVRWLLDNVEGLRERAEAGDILFGTMDSWVIWNLTGGTQGGVHVTDVTNASRTMLMNLHTLAWDEKIAESMGVPLNVLPEIKSSAEVYGHVKDGVLAGVPVASALGDQQAALFGQTCFAEGEAKSTYGTGTFMLMNTGDKVINSYSGLLTTVGYQIGDQKPVYALEGSIAVTGSLVQWMRDQMGMIKTAAEIETLALSVDDNGGAYFVPAFSGLFAPYWRSDARGVIAGLTRYVTKAHIARAVLEATAWQTREITDAMTKDSGVELTALKVDGGMTSNNLLMQTLSDFVDAPVVRPMVAETTCLGAAYAAGLAVGFWPDTDALRANWRRAAEWTPRMPAEQRDREYKNWLKAVERSMGWIDDEDAS; translated from the coding sequence ATGACCACCAGCACCGGCCCCTTCATCGCCGCGATCGACCAGGGCACCACCTCCTCCCGCTGCATCGTCTTCGACCGCGACGGCCGCATCGTCGCCGTCGACCAGAAGGAGCACGAGCAGATCTTCCCGAAGCCGGGCTGGGTCGAGCACGACGCCGCCGAGATCTGGACCAACGTCCAGGAGGTCGTCGCCGGGGCCATCGCCAAGGCCGAGATCACCGCCGCCGACGTCAAGGCCGTCGGCATCACCAACCAGCGCGAGACCACCCTCCTGTGGGACCGGCACACCGGCGAGCCGGTGCACAACGCGCTGGTCTGGCAGGACACCCGCACCGACTCCCTGTGCCGGGAGCTCGGCCGCAACGTCGGCCAGGACCGCTTCCGCCGCGAGACGGGCCTGCCCCTCGCCTCGTACTTCGCCGGCCCGAAGGTCCGCTGGCTGCTCGACAACGTCGAGGGCCTGCGCGAGCGCGCCGAGGCCGGGGACATCCTCTTCGGCACCATGGACTCGTGGGTCATCTGGAACCTCACCGGCGGCACCCAGGGCGGCGTGCACGTCACCGACGTCACCAACGCCTCGCGCACCATGCTGATGAACCTGCACACGCTGGCCTGGGACGAGAAGATCGCGGAGTCCATGGGCGTCCCGCTCAACGTCCTCCCCGAGATCAAGTCCTCCGCCGAGGTCTACGGCCACGTCAAGGACGGCGTCCTCGCCGGCGTCCCGGTCGCCTCGGCGCTCGGTGACCAGCAGGCCGCGCTGTTCGGCCAGACCTGTTTCGCCGAGGGCGAGGCCAAGTCCACGTACGGCACCGGCACGTTCATGCTGATGAACACCGGCGACAAGGTCATCAACTCCTACAGCGGCCTGCTGACCACGGTCGGCTACCAGATCGGCGACCAGAAGCCGGTCTACGCGCTGGAGGGCTCCATCGCCGTCACCGGCTCGCTCGTCCAGTGGATGCGCGACCAGATGGGCATGATCAAGACCGCGGCCGAGATCGAGACCCTCGCGCTCTCGGTCGACGACAACGGCGGTGCCTACTTCGTACCGGCCTTCTCCGGCCTGTTCGCCCCGTACTGGCGCTCCGACGCCCGCGGTGTGATCGCCGGCCTCACCCGGTACGTCACCAAGGCGCACATCGCCCGTGCCGTCCTGGAGGCCACCGCCTGGCAGACCCGCGAGATCACCGACGCCATGACGAAGGACTCGGGCGTCGAGCTCACGGCCCTCAAGGTCGACGGCGGCATGACCTCCAACAACCTGCTGATGCAGACCCTCTCCGACTTCGTGGACGCCCCCGTGGTCCGTCCGATGGTCGCGGAGACCACCTGCCTCGGCGCCGCCTACGCCGCCGGCCTGGCCGTCGGCTTCTGGCCCGACACCGACGCCCTGCGCGCCAACTGGCGCCGCGCGGCGGAGTGGACCCCGCGGATGCCCGCCGAGCAGCGGGACCGCGAGTACAAGAACTGGCTCAAGGCCGTCGAGCGGTCCATGGGCTGGATCGACGACGAAGACGCCAGCTGA
- a CDS encoding glycerol-3-phosphate dehydrogenase/oxidase, translating to MSTLQSVPALGTHPTAGSNASRAETREQLAKATYDLLVIGGGILGTSVAWHAAQSGLRVAMVDAGDFAGATSSASSKLVHGGLRYLQTGAVKLVAENHHERRVLAKDVAPHLVNPLTFYLPVYKGGPVGAAKLGAGVFAYSALSAFGDGMGKVISPARAAADNPGLKTDNLKAVAVYYDHQMNDSRVAVMTVRAAVESGAVVLNHAEVTGLRMTRGRVTGAELKDRLDGTEFGVDARVVLNATGPWVDHLRRMEDKHSLPSIRLSKGAHIVMKRKSPWKAAMATPIDKYRITFALPWEDQLLLGTTDEVYEGDPADVRATEADIQQILDEAAFSVKDADLDRSLMTYAFAGLRVLPGGPGGVEKAKRETVVSEGAGGMLSVAGGKWTTYRHIGRVVMDKLAKLPGSPLTDDMEPVKSLVRRVPLPGVANPNAVAHRLLVDRDPGSRMDPLTARHLASHYGSLAFDIARLANEDPALAERIHPDGPEIWAQVAYARDNEWAETVDDVLRRRTTVTVRGLDDDSVRARVEEMLSRKA from the coding sequence ATGAGCACCCTGCAGAGCGTTCCCGCGCTGGGCACGCACCCGACAGCCGGTTCGAACGCGAGCCGCGCCGAGACCCGTGAGCAGCTGGCGAAGGCCACGTACGACCTGCTGGTCATCGGCGGTGGAATCCTGGGCACCTCGGTGGCCTGGCACGCCGCGCAGTCGGGTCTGCGGGTTGCCATGGTGGACGCCGGCGACTTCGCCGGCGCCACCTCCTCCGCCTCCTCCAAGCTCGTCCACGGCGGTCTGCGCTACCTGCAGACCGGCGCGGTCAAGCTGGTGGCCGAGAACCACCACGAGCGGCGGGTACTGGCCAAGGACGTGGCCCCGCACCTGGTCAACCCGCTCACGTTCTACCTGCCGGTCTACAAGGGCGGTCCGGTGGGTGCGGCCAAGCTGGGCGCGGGCGTCTTCGCCTACTCCGCCCTCTCGGCCTTCGGCGACGGCATGGGCAAGGTCATATCCCCGGCCCGTGCCGCCGCCGACAACCCCGGTCTGAAGACGGACAACCTGAAGGCCGTCGCGGTCTACTACGACCACCAGATGAACGACTCCCGCGTCGCCGTGATGACGGTCCGCGCGGCCGTCGAATCGGGTGCCGTCGTCCTCAACCACGCCGAGGTCACCGGCCTGCGCATGACGCGCGGCCGGGTCACCGGTGCCGAGCTCAAGGACCGCCTCGACGGCACCGAGTTCGGCGTCGACGCGCGGGTCGTGCTCAACGCCACCGGCCCGTGGGTGGACCACCTGCGGCGCATGGAAGACAAGCACTCCCTGCCGTCGATCCGCCTCTCCAAGGGCGCGCACATCGTCATGAAGCGCAAGTCGCCGTGGAAGGCCGCCATGGCCACCCCGATCGACAAGTACCGCATCACGTTCGCCCTCCCGTGGGAGGACCAGCTGCTGCTCGGCACCACCGACGAGGTCTACGAGGGCGACCCGGCGGACGTGCGCGCCACCGAGGCCGACATCCAGCAGATCCTGGACGAGGCGGCGTTCTCGGTGAAGGACGCCGACCTGGACCGCTCGCTGATGACGTACGCCTTCGCCGGCCTGCGTGTGCTGCCCGGCGGCCCCGGCGGCGTCGAGAAGGCCAAGCGCGAGACCGTCGTTTCCGAGGGCGCCGGCGGCATGCTGTCGGTGGCCGGCGGCAAGTGGACCACGTACCGCCACATCGGCCGCGTGGTCATGGACAAGCTGGCCAAGCTGCCCGGCAGCCCCCTCACCGACGACATGGAGCCGGTGAAGTCGCTCGTACGCCGGGTGCCGCTGCCCGGTGTCGCCAACCCGAACGCGGTCGCGCACCGGCTGCTGGTGGACCGCGATCCCGGCTCCCGCATGGACCCGCTGACCGCCCGCCACCTGGCTTCGCACTACGGCTCGCTGGCCTTCGACATCGCGCGGCTCGCGAACGAGGACCCGGCGCTGGCCGAGCGGATCCACCCGGACGGGCCGGAGATCTGGGCGCAGGTCGCCTACGCCCGGGACAACGAGTGGGCCGAGACCGTCGACGACGTGCTGCGCCGGCGCACCACGGTGACGGTCCGCGGCCTGGACGACGACTCCGTGCGCGCACGGGTCGAGGAGATGCTGAGCCGCAAGGCATAG